ACGCGCAGCTAGGCCGTCGCCCTGAAACATTCAAGTACATCCAACTGGCGGAACAGGAAGCAGTAGACCAATCGGCGATTCTTTTGGCCACTGGCGACGCACTGCTGACGTTGGGTGACCGAGCGGCTGCGTTGGAACGCTTTACGCGCGCGCTGGACGCTCCGGATGCCAACCGCGTTGACGTGCGCATTGAGTTCGCGAAACTGTTTGTCCGGCAAGGCAAGTTTACCGATGCCAAGCAGGAAGTGGCGCTGGCATTTGCTGAGTCGCGCATTGGCGAAGCCTCTCCCGTCACCGCCGACAATCTTGTTGAAGCCGCCAACATTTTCCTGGCCGCCCATGACTTTGATCTTGCTGAGCGGTACTTCGCCAAAGCCAAGGACCTGGGCGCTTCTGACGACACAGTAGCCATTGGCCTGGCCGACACCTACATCGCTCAAGGCTACGATCGCAAAGCGGAACGGGAACTGGCTGCACTGGGAAATTCCGCCGATTACCAGCAGAGCTATGATTATCAGCTTGCCTGGGCCAATATCTACACACAGCGGCATGACAATGCACGGGCCGTCACGGCATTTGCACGTGCCAATCAGCTTGCGGCAGATGATCCGATCGCCGAGCGTGGCCTGTTGCAGGTTGCCGGGGAGCAAGGCACGCCTCTGCCCTGGCGGCCAGATTTGAACATTCAAAGCGACGTAACGACGGGCGCGATTTTTGAAGACGCTACTCTTTACGAAATGAATAACAAGCTCATAGGCGCTCCGTTGCCTCCGCACGCATCCCAGGAGACTGACGCTAATAGCGCGTTCCACTACACGGGCTGGAAAGTGCCGATCAATGGCCTGTTTGGCGTCAACAATTACGTCGGAACAACTTTGTTTCCCAACCAGCTTTTGCCTGTTCGCCGGAACACTTTTGATACGATCCTGAATGTCGGCACAACATGGGTACCGCATCTTGGAAATTCCCATATCGTTTTTGTCCCGGGCATTCAATTTACCATCCGGCGCGATACGCGATCGCCAATCGATCTCAACCAGAACCTCCTGCGTGAGTATCTCTATCTGAGCACCTCACCTTTCTTCAACTGGCTGACAGTGCGTGGAAGTGCGATCCATGAAGCCGGTCCATTTACGCTGCAGAACCAAAATTCGCGCGACGTGGGCGCAAGCCTTGAGTTTGAAGTGGGACGTCCCTGGGGACACAACTCTCTGGTCACGGGCTATTCCGTCCGCGACCTCTTGTTCCGCCCGACCCCCCGTGAATTTTTCACCACAGACACCTGGGTAGGCATGGAACATAAGTTCGGTGAGAAGCTGGCTGTTACCGTGCTGGGAAAATATATCCGTTCATGGCGCGTACAGGACCTTACTTTCGCCACGGCGCAGGCGCTTATACCCGGTGCGCGCGTTGAGTACAAGCACAATGAGCGCTGGTCATTTGAAGGATCCATGGACCTGACCCGCGGTGAGGGATTCCACCTTTATGACAACGTTCAGAGTGGATTCCTCATCTCGTATGTAAAGCCGCTTCGTCGCAGCATGAACGACGTGAATGGTTCGCTCAACGTCGATTACCCATTGCGCTTTTCCGTAGGCGTGCAACAACAAACTTTTTATGGCTACACCGGCATAGGGAGCACATCGTCCTTCAGGCCCGTAGCCAGAATTTCAATCTTTTAGGTTCTCAGGCCCAGATGAAAATATGCTTTGTAAGCGGTTTCCCGCCGAGTAAAGCGGTGCTCAATGAATACGGCTTTCACGTAGCCAGAGAGCTGCAGGCCGATCCGCTGATCAGTTTGACCATTCTGTCCGATGAGTATTCAGGCGCGGAACCAGAACTGCCGGAATTCGACGTGCGCCGCTGCTGGAAGGAAAACCGCCTCAGCAACCACGTGCGATTGCTCAAGGCGATCCGCGACTGCAAGCCTGACGTTGTGTGGTTCAACCTGGTGTTCTCCAGCTTTGGCAACAAAGAAAATCCTTTAGCGGCATTTTCCGGGCTAACTCTGCCCGCCATGACGCGCATGGCCGGCTTTTACACCCACGTGACGCTCCACCATCTGATGGACCACATTGACCTCAATGACGCAGGCGTTCGCAACAAAGCGCTCTTTCGTGCGGCGGGAAACATTGCCACGCGCATGCTCCTGATGGCCAATTCAGTTTCTGTGCTGCTGCCGGCTTACCGCCGCACGCTGACGGAAAAATATAAGGGAGAGCACATTCACTATCGCGCGCACGGAATTCTTTCCGCGCGGCCGGAATTTCCTGATTTCTCCCGGCGCGGCAATCCCGACCACCGCATTCTGGCCTTTGGAAAGTGGGGCACCTACAAGCGTTGCGAAATGCTCATTGAAGCGTTTGAGGAGCAGGTGGCGCCCGCCTTTCCGCGCGCAAAACTGGTGATCGCGGGAACGAATAACAGCAACTCGCCCGGCTATATTGAAGGGCTGAGCGCGAAATATGCCAGCCACCCGGGAATCGAATTCAAGGGCTACGTGGAAGAACACGACATTCCGGACATGTTCGGCACTTCGTCATTCATGGTGATGCCGTATACATCAGCCACCGGAGCCAGCGGTGTGGCCAACCTGGCCGCAGCGTATGGTGTGCCGATTGTCTGCTCGGATATTCCCGATTTTCGCGAAATGGGCGATAGCGGCGGGCTGGCGATCAAGTTTTATCCCGTGGGAAACAAAGCTGCGCTGGCCAAAAACATGCTCGACCTACTGCAAAATGAGCAGGAGCAGCATGAAATGGCAGAGCAGAATTTTTCCGCCGCGTTGCGCATGACCATGCCGCAGATCATCCGGCAGTACGTTCGCGCGTTTGATCGGCATCAGCGAGCACGCGCATTGGAAGCTGTTTCACGTTTCCGCCGCATTCCCGCCTGGGTGCCTTCGCGCTCGGCCATCTTCAGGGCGTCGCGCTGGGGAAGCTGGAGCTAAGCAAAACTCTTTACGCCTGTTTTCTTTTTGAGCTCCGCAAACATTGAAGCAGCTCTTTTGCTGCGCGCAATCCGGTAGCAATCGCGCCGTGAACGGTGCCATTGTATCCGTGACTGTTCGTAGCCTCTCCGGCAAAGAAGAGTGTATCGACAACCGTCTCCGCGAGTTTCTTCGCCGCGTTCATGCCTCCCACGGCTGTGTAGCTATAGGCGCCTCGTGAGAATGGGTCCGCTTGCCAGTTATGCACAAATGACGCTGTCATTTGCGTGCGAAGTTCAGGCTCCGCAGTTTTTGTGATTCGCGCCAGGGATTGCAATGCGCTGCGAATGATTTCGTCGTTGCTGCGCCCAGTGTGCGCACTTGCATTCGGCCCCGCTGCCCAGCCCGTGAGAATGGGATAAGGAAGAGGATTGCTCGTCCACCAGGTTGGAAATTGATGGTCGTCAGTGAAAAGAAAGCTCAGATCAGCCATTTTCGGATCGCGCGCCCAAAACTTTTCTTTAAAGCACAGGCTCACGCGGATTACCGGACCCATTTCCAGAAAACTCATGGCATTCTGTTTTTCCGGCAGCGCGGGCGAGAAAACTATGCTGCCTGATTTCAACACTCCCAGCGGAAGCGTAACAATGGCCCGCGAGGCCAGATACTCCGTTAAACCAGCGCGGGCAACCACTTGTCCCTGCCGCCAGACAATCTCATTCACCGGAGTATTCATCACAATGTCGCAACGACTGCGGTCGATCCGATCCGCCACTGCTCGCACAAGACTTTCGTAGCCGCTGGCGATCCGGTGTTGCTGATCTCCGTTGATGGCTTCTTCTGCCTCGCTGTCGCGACGTAATGAACGCGCGCTGATGAGCGAGGGATCGGCGGCATGGAATCCTTCCACATACCTAAGCGCCTGCTGCTTTACGCTGTCATCTTCTCCGCTGCGGTCAAGATAGTATTTGAATGATTCGTCAGGCTCTTTCTTAGGCAGCCTGGAAAAAAGCTGGTCAACTTTCTCCATGAGATGGCCTGCATCTGCCCACTCGCCATTGATCTTCCTGCGAAAGCACCCTTGCACTGGGACAATTGGCGCCGCGCCTTCCGCCGCAAGGGCAAGGATTTCTTGGGGCCGCCCGTGAACAAACTCTGCTCCCAGCTCCGCAGGAAATTCGCCAGTCGAGCGCGTGTATATGCGGCCGCCCAGGCGTTCTCGCGCTTCCAAGAGTGTGACGCGCAACCCAGCCCCAGCAAGATGGCGGGCGGCTGTGAGGCCGGCAATTCCACCGCCGATGATCAGTGCGTCCATAATTCTGCAGTTACTTCTTGTTTGTTTGCTCCAGACACAGGCATAGGATACACACCCAGCGCTCTGGCCGCGCCGATATCGACGGTGAGAACTTCATTTGGCGGCGTCTTCTTGAGCCACGCCCGAGCGCGAGCGATTGCCTCCGCAAATGTTCCGCGCGGCAACACCGTCAAATCAAGATACAAAAAGTCCAGCGAGTTAGGCCCAAGTCGAACTCCGGTGAACGCATGTCCCGGAACAATCACGATCACGGGCTTCATCCCAAGATTTTCCAGAGCAGAAGCATAGGCCACGCTCACGTCAATGCAGTTGGCATTGCTGAGCTCCAGCGTCTCGCGCGGCAGACGAATGCGTTCTGTCTCGTTTGGATAGTTTCCGAAGGTATAAATGCTACTCACGTAACTGATACCGGAGCGACGCATCGCAGTAAAAATTGCCGCGGCCTGGGCGCGCACCTGCGCGGTCAGATCGATTCCAGGAACAAGGTTATAACCCCGCATTCTTCCGCCAGGAACCAGGCGTTCCGCCCGCGCGACCAGTTGCAGGACTTTATCATCATGCGGAGTAACCCAGCGGGCCAGCAACTGCGCGTTGGCAAATTTTCTTCCCCAGAAAAAATCAGAAGCGCTATGGATGAACACCGGACGTTGTTGCGCAAAAGTGTGTCCCGTTAAAGGGTCTTGAACTTCCACCACCAGCGTAGCGGGATGAATTTCGCCATTCTCGTAGGCCTTGGCCAGCAATTCAGGATCAAGGCTGAAGGTCCTGACCTCATGCGGCCCGATCACGGCAGTCTGGCGCAGCTCCGCGCTCCAACCGCGAACCTCTGACGAGATAATTTGCAATACCGCTTTGTCAGACGTGTTCGCTATGCTCAATACCGCAACGGGCCAGTAGTCGGCGGCGTGTGCAGCAGCAAGCGCGGGAAAAATCTCGCCGCGTCCGGGCATATTGAGCTGATACTGCATCTGCAGCGGCGAAGCAGGGCCGGTGCTGACCTGCATCTTTGCCGGCAGAGGAGGGTCGGGTAGAGGCTTGAGAGCAAGTTTAGTGACAAAAATCCACGTCCAGGCCAGCGCGCCTCCCAGACCTAGCGTAGTGCACAGAAAGACCCAGGCCAGCACACGCGCAGCTCTTCCATGTTGTCTGGATTTCACCATCTACTAAATTGGGTGATGAAGAGAGCTGACGGGTTGCAACAACTTTTGCCGGGAATTAAGGCAAGATTCTTAATTTCTGCCGCTTCGCTCCAAACCGCTTTTAAAAGTATCGTCCTGACTGGTGCAATCAGCCTGCATCGCGCCGCTCGGCGAGCACGGCCTCGCGGCATGCAACGCTACGTTAAAAACGTTCAATGATTTCCATTTTGAAATGATGCAGCCAATTTAAGAAGACTTTTTGTTGACATAAGAAATTGCGCGGATCCAGACTTGTTCTTGTCTGATCAATTTGTGCCGTAAAACTATTGAAGAGTGATCAGATGAAAGAGGTGAACTGATGAACATGAAAAAGCTGTTTGTGACTGCAGTGGGTGCATTGTGTTTTTGGTTGGGAAGCACTGCACTCGCCCATGCTCAGTCTTGCGATGTTAACCCGGTTGACAATGGATGCCCGAATCCTTGCTATTTCACTCCAGGAGCCACGGAGGGTTGCGACCCCCTGATTATGTGTGACGGTCAAACCTTTTCCACTTGCGACGAAAACATTGCAAGACGCCCCAAGAGCAGCGAAAGTTGGGCCAGGCTCAGTGATCTTGTCCAGCTGAAAGATCGCTCTTTCCAGAAAGAAATGGCCTCATTGCTTCCTCGAAAACCCCAAAGTTCCTGCCAGATGGCAGCTCTACCAAAAAGCAATTTATTTTCTCTTGAACTGAAGTGAACATTGCGGCAGGGTGATACCTGCCGCTTTCAAAAACTCAACCGCAAAGAAGCGAAGATCTAACACGGTCATGGCGGTTGGCGATTCAAAGACGCCTGCATCTCCAAACAAAGCCAAATAACCTGCTAAATACTAAGTACTGGTTTTTTGTTGTCAACAAACGCCACAGCCTCCTCGATAATTTCCTGCACCAGTTCCGGCGATGATGCTTCCACGTAGATGCGCATCAGCGGCTCTGTCCCTGAAGACCGCAGCAGAACCCATGCGTCTGCGCCTTTGTCTTTGATCGGCGCGTCAAGAAAGAACTTGATGCCGTCCAGATTCTCCTTGCGCAATACTTTGTAGCGGCCCAGTGAGGTTGTTTCACCGCTGCCGGCGCGGCTGATAGCAGCGTCTTTCACGTCGTTCGGGATGCGCAAATCGCGACGCGCGTAATAGTGCGGACCATATTCAGATTGTAGCGCCGCCACTAGCTGCCCCAGGCTCTTGCCTTCATCAGCCATCACATTAGCGAGAAGAAGAGCATTGAGCAGACCATCGCGCTCCGGCAGATGGCGTTGGAATCCGATGCCGCCAGACTCTTCGCCGCCGATCACAATCTGCCGCTCCAGCATCAGGTCGCAGATATATTTGAAGCCGATGCCGCATTCCAGCAGCGTGCGTCCATGCTTGGCGGCAATGCGATCCAGCATGCGCGTGGTATTGAAGGCACGCGCCACATCGCCCGGCCAGTCTTTATGCCTCGTCACCACCCATTGCAGCAGGATGGAAAAGATTTTGTGTGAATCCACAAAGCTGCCGTCTTCCGCCGCAGCGCCGATGCGATCGGCATCTCCATCGGTGATGAAGGCCGCGTGGCACTTTTCTTTGACAACAACTTCCTGCGCTGCTCGCACATGCGGCTCAATCGGCTCAGGGTTGATTCCAGGGAAAAGCGGATTAACCTCGCTGCGAATTTGTACATGCTGAATGCCGCGCTTCTTGAAGATATCCGCCAGCACGTTGCGCCCTGCGCCATACATGCAATCGATGGCAAACTTGAAGTTGGCTTTCGCGATCTTGTCCAAATCGGCAAACTTGCATATGGCTTCGATGTACGGCGTCTTGAAATCCGCTTCTTCCACTTTGGCCGCCTTGCCTTTTGGCATGGCCCCTTCGTGAACGTATCCTTCAATCTGCTTAATGATGGCGGGGGTCGCAGAGCCGCCGTAAGTGGCTTTGAACTTAACTCCATTCCAGTCCCATGGATTGTGGCTGGAAGTGATCATGATTCCACCCGCAGTTTTCAGGCTTCGGACCGCATAGGACAGAGCCGGTGTGGGAGTGTAGTCGTTCGACAACTTGATGGAAATGCCCGCGGCTGCCAGCACTTCAGCCGCGGCTTGCGCGAATCGGCGCGATCCAAAGCGTGTGTCATAGCCGATGACCAGCCCGCGGCTGGGATCTTCACTCTTCAAAACGTAGGCGGCAATGGCCCCGGCGACACGCCGCACATTTTCAAAGGTGTAGTCTTCGGCAATAACGCCGCGCCATCCATCGGTCCCAAACTTAATCTCATTCATCTCTGTCGCATCGCTCCAAACCGCTTTAAGAGTAAATTCTGTGGAAATGTAATCAGCCCTGAATTAAGCCGCCGGCAGCACGGCCTCGCGGCTCTTCAATAATTTCTGCCGCTTCGCTCCAATACCGCTCAGGATTTTCTACGCCCAATATTTGTCAGCGTTCATATCAAGCCGCTCGCCGCGTGGTCGGGCTCGCGCCTAGATCAGCTCAGTCAATTTCTTCTCACTCAAGTATTTCACAATTTTTCCTACATCCTGGGAGTGCTCCCGCGTGGTCACCAGAATTGCATCCTCGGTTTCAACCACAACCAGGTTATGGACGCCCACAGTGGCGACAAATTTCTCAGGCGCATAAACGTAGTTGCCGGTCGCATTCAGCGTGAAAGAGTTTTTGCTATGCAGCACGTTCGCGTCGTCTTCTTTTTCCAGGGCTGCGTGATGCTCATACAGAGCGGCCCAAGAGCCCAGATCATTCCAACCAAAGTCGGCGCGCAGACAGAATAAATTCGATGAGTGCTCTCCCTTGGCGGAACGCGGCTCCAGAACAGCATAGTCAATACTAATGTTTTCGCACTTGGGATAAAGCTGCGCGAATGTCTTGTCAAAGTCCTTGGTTCCCCAAGCCGCAGCAATCTGCTCGAGATAAGGCGTGGTTTCTGAGAGGTGTTCCCGCAAAGCCCGGGTAAGCGTTCGCGCGCTCCACACAAAGATTCCGCTGTTCCAGTAGTAATTTCCGGCAGTCAGGAACTCTTCCGCCCGCTGCTGGTTTGGCTTTTCAGTGAAGCGCTTTACCCGGAACAGCTCAGATTCAATTTTTTCTCCGGTCTCAATGTAGCCATAACCGGTTTCAGCCCGCGCAGGCTGCACTCCCATGACCACAATGTGATCTTCGCGAGCGGCAATTTCAATGGCGCGTTGCAGCACCTTGCGAAACTTTTTCTCGTCGCCGATCACGTGGTCCGCGGGAAACATTCCGATGATGGCATTAGGCGCGATCCTTTCCAGCAAGAAAGCTCCCAATCCAATGGCCGGAGCGGTGTTGCGGGCCTCAGGCTCCGTCACAACCTGCCGCGGAGGAATCGCCGGTAACTGCCGCTGAATCTCTTCGGCAAGAAATTCATTGGTGATCACCCAGAAATCTTTTTCCGTACCCAGAGGGAGCAGGCGTTCCATGGTTTTCTGGATCATGGTCTGCTTGCCATCGAGCGCCAGCACCTGCTTGGCCTGCCTACGACGGCTGCGCGGCCAGAAGCGTGTCCCGCTGCCGCCCGCAAGAATCACTGGATAGAATGGCTGTTTGCTCACAAGCACCCACAGGGCAGAAGCCCGACGTTTCAAACGTGTCGCTTAATGTTGCCTGTTCGTTCAACGCTGAAGCGTTGAGAAACTCTTCTCTAATAATACAGTCGCCGGTTGTTCAACTTTTTCCACTGGAAGCGACGCGCACAGAAATTCCAGTTCCCACTGCGGCTTCAGCAGGAATCTTTCCGTTGAGGCAGGGACCACCACGGCTTCTCCGCTGGTAAAGGTTACCGGAGCCGCGCCTTCGCTTTCGACCACGCCGCATCCACGAGTCGCCACCAGACACCACAAGCTCTTTTGGGCGTGACGCGGGCGTCTGAACTCCCAAGGTCGCTTCATCTTGAAATGGTCAACGATAAAACAGGGCGAGGTCACAAGATTGACCTGCTCTTT
The genomic region above belongs to Terriglobia bacterium and contains:
- a CDS encoding NTP transferase domain-containing protein, which encodes MLVSKQPFYPVILAGGSGTRFWPRSRRRQAKQVLALDGKQTMIQKTMERLLPLGTEKDFWVITNEFLAEEIQRQLPAIPPRQVVTEPEARNTAPAIGLGAFLLERIAPNAIIGMFPADHVIGDEKKFRKVLQRAIEIAAREDHIVVMGVQPARAETGYGYIETGEKIESELFRVKRFTEKPNQQRAEEFLTAGNYYWNSGIFVWSARTLTRALREHLSETTPYLEQIAAAWGTKDFDKTFAQLYPKCENISIDYAVLEPRSAKGEHSSNLFCLRADFGWNDLGSWAALYEHHAALEKEDDANVLHSKNSFTLNATGNYVYAPEKFVATVGVHNLVVVETEDAILVTTREHSQDVGKIVKYLSEKKLTELI
- a CDS encoding FAD-dependent oxidoreductase encodes the protein MDALIIGGGIAGLTAARHLAGAGLRVTLLEARERLGGRIYTRSTGEFPAELGAEFVHGRPQEILALAAEGAAPIVPVQGCFRRKINGEWADAGHLMEKVDQLFSRLPKKEPDESFKYYLDRSGEDDSVKQQALRYVEGFHAADPSLISARSLRRDSEAEEAINGDQQHRIASGYESLVRAVADRIDRSRCDIVMNTPVNEIVWRQGQVVARAGLTEYLASRAIVTLPLGVLKSGSIVFSPALPEKQNAMSFLEMGPVIRVSLCFKEKFWARDPKMADLSFLFTDDHQFPTWWTSNPLPYPILTGWAAGPNASAHTGRSNDEIIRSALQSLARITKTAEPELRTQMTASFVHNWQADPFSRGAYSYTAVGGMNAAKKLAETVVDTLFFAGEATNSHGYNGTVHGAIATGLRAAKELLQCLRSSKRKQA
- a CDS encoding phosphoglucomutase/phosphomannomutase family protein, with protein sequence MNEIKFGTDGWRGVIAEDYTFENVRRVAGAIAAYVLKSEDPSRGLVIGYDTRFGSRRFAQAAAEVLAAAGISIKLSNDYTPTPALSYAVRSLKTAGGIMITSSHNPWDWNGVKFKATYGGSATPAIIKQIEGYVHEGAMPKGKAAKVEEADFKTPYIEAICKFADLDKIAKANFKFAIDCMYGAGRNVLADIFKKRGIQHVQIRSEVNPLFPGINPEPIEPHVRAAQEVVVKEKCHAAFITDGDADRIGAAAEDGSFVDSHKIFSILLQWVVTRHKDWPGDVARAFNTTRMLDRIAAKHGRTLLECGIGFKYICDLMLERQIVIGGEESGGIGFQRHLPERDGLLNALLLANVMADEGKSLGQLVAALQSEYGPHYYARRDLRIPNDVKDAAISRAGSGETTSLGRYKVLRKENLDGIKFFLDAPIKDKGADAWVLLRSSGTEPLMRIYVEASSPELVQEIIEEAVAFVDNKKPVLSI
- a CDS encoding glycosyltransferase, translating into MKICFVSGFPPSKAVLNEYGFHVARELQADPLISLTILSDEYSGAEPELPEFDVRRCWKENRLSNHVRLLKAIRDCKPDVVWFNLVFSSFGNKENPLAAFSGLTLPAMTRMAGFYTHVTLHHLMDHIDLNDAGVRNKALFRAAGNIATRMLLMANSVSVLLPAYRRTLTEKYKGEHIHYRAHGILSARPEFPDFSRRGNPDHRILAFGKWGTYKRCEMLIEAFEEQVAPAFPRAKLVIAGTNNSNSPGYIEGLSAKYASHPGIEFKGYVEEHDIPDMFGTSSFMVMPYTSATGASGVANLAAAYGVPIVCSDIPDFREMGDSGGLAIKFYPVGNKAALAKNMLDLLQNEQEQHEMAEQNFSAALRMTMPQIIRQYVRAFDRHQRARALEAVSRFRRIPAWVPSRSAIFRASRWGSWS